CTAGCGGCATCAATAAGCGAGAAGCGACAGGTTGGAAAGAGATCAGGAAGATGCCCACAAAGGAAAACAACACCACAAAGCAGCCTGTTTTCTGCTTGCGAGTAAACATAATTAACATTAAGCCCAAAAATCCGATGATCAGCATCGCTGGCAAAGGCATGAGCAAGGAAGAAACGATTTTTTTCAGCTCAAACATGATTAAATAGTCCGAAAAAACACCAGTTGATTATAAATTAAGATAATCCCTATTTATATCTGCCTTTCTTGTGACAGAATAGCAGTACCAAGGGGCTAATGGCCTTTTGAAATGATTTTTGCATTCGTTTGTCGCTTTTTTATACACGATAACCGCTGAGCGGGTAGTTTTTACTTAGTAAGCCAGCAACGTAATAGGAAGTGCAACAGACAATGCCCGAAGGGTTCGAACTCGGCGCCCCCGATTACAGAGTTTGACTCTGAAAGAGAGCTATTTGGGCTCAGAGTGACTAGGCTACAAACCTCTCGTCGCGACTAAAACGCTTTTTTGTTCGAACAGAATTTTCCACAAAAGGTCAGCAGACCTTTAACATGATAACCCAAGCCGCTGTGACTGAAGACCGCAATTTCGACGATATTGCCCACAAATTTGCAAAAAATATTTACGGTTCGGACAAAGGTGAGATTCGCCAAGTAATTGTTTGGCAAGATCTTGCACAAGCTTTGTCCATGCTCCAAAGTGACCAACAACGCCTGAACATACTGGATGCGGGCGGTGGTCTGGCACAAATGTCACAAAAAATAGCTAAACTCGGACACCAAGTAGCGCTATGTGACTTATCCTCTGAAATGCTTCAGCTAGCTAAGCAAGACATTGAGGCCAATGGCTTGCTTGAGAACTATCGTTTGATTCATTCTCCAGTGCAAGACATTGCGCAGCACATGCCAGCGCCTGTCGATTTAGTCATGTTTCACGCCGTGATGGAGTGGCTCGTTGACCCTAAATCTGCGCTTGAAACGGTGCTAGAGCAAGTTAAGCCGGGAGGCATTGCCTCGGTGATGTTCTATAACCATCACGGCTTGGTGTACAAGAATGTTGTTTGTGGCAACCTTCCACATGTGTTAGAAGGTATGCCGCATCGCAAGCGCTTTAAGCTTCAACCACAAAAAGGCCTAGTGCCACAAGACGTGTATCAGTGGATTGAAGAGGCAGGTTTTAACATTTGTGGTAAGTCAGGCATTCGTTGTTTCAGTGACTACATTGGCAACCGAATGAACATGGGCGATTACCAATTTGAAGATGTGCTGGCACTTGAAGAGAAACTATGTCGACAAGAGCCGTACCTCTCATTAGGCCGATACATACATGTATGGGCACAAAAGAAAGATAAACAGGAATAACAATGAGTGAGATGACTCTCAATGTTGCCGACCAACCTATCGATGAACTGGTAGGTTGGGTAAAGCAGCACGATTTCTCATTGAACCTAACCAGCGAAAGATTGGCTTTTCTAATCGCCATTGCAGTGTTAAGCAATGAAAGGTTTGATGAAGAATTGGGTGAAGGTGAACTCCATGATGCGTTTACTATCGTCACTCGATTATTTGAAGAGACCGGTGAGGCGTCGGCGTTCCGTGCCAACAACGCCATCAATGAAATGGTCAAGCAGCGCCTTATCAGCCGCTTTACCAGCGAAATCACCGATGGCGCAAGCATTTACCGTTTGTCACCGTTAGCAATTGGGATTACCGATTACTACGTACGTCACCGCGAGTTCTCGAAACTTAAGCTTTCGATTCAATTGTCGATGGTGGCCGATGAAATGGCGAAAGCGATAGAAGCGGCGCAAAAAGGCGGTACTGCGGGTCACTGGAAAAAGAACGTTTATGGCGTGTTGAAATACTCGGTGGGTGAGATTTTCGATCAAATCGACCTTAACCAACGCGTGATGGATGAGCAGCAACAATCGGTCAAACTGCAAATTGCTGAACTGTTGAACAAAGATTGGCGCGAAGCGATCAATAACTGTGAAGCGCTGCTCTCTGAAACATCAACAACACTGCGTGAATTGCAAGACACCTTGCAAGCGGCTGGTGATGAGTTGCAAACGCAGATCCTCGACATCCAAGAAATTGTCTATGGCGATGATGAGCTTGAGTTTATTGAAGAGACGCTGTTTGGCCTACAGATGAAACTGGACCGCATTACCAGTTGGGGTCAACAGGCGATCGACTTGTGGATCGGTTACGACCGCCACGTGCACAAGTTTATCCGTACCGCAATCGATATGGACAAAAACCGTGCCTTTAGCACTCGTCTGCGTCAATCACTCAAAGACTATTTCGACATGCCTTGGTACTTAACTTATGCCGATGCAGAGCGTTTGATCGACTTGCGTGACGAAGCCCTAGTGCTGCGTGACGATGAGGTTACCGGTCAAGTGCCGATGGAAGTGGAATACGAAGAATATCAACAAGTCAATGATGAGCTATCCGAAAGGATCGGTGAGATGCTTAAAGCTCATAAAGAGCAGGGCATGCCTATCGACCTTGGTGTGGTACTACGCGACTACTTGTCTGCCCACCCACGAACTCATCACTTTGATTTAGCGCGAATTGTCGTTGATCAAGCGGTAAGACTTGGCTACTCCGAGTCGGATTACCAAGCTGTTCAGCCAGACTGGCAAGCGATTAACGAATTTGGTGCAAAGGTACAAGCAAATGTCATCGACAGATACTAACGAATACATGTCAGAGAATCTGGCAAAAGCAATCTCAAATCCGCTCTTTCCTGCGCTTGATAGCATGTTACGAGCAGGTCGTCACGTATCAAGTGAAGATTTGGACAACCACGCACTGCTGGCGGATTTTGAAACTGAGTTAGCGCTGTTTTATCAGCGTTACAACACTGAACTGGTAAAAGCGCCGGAAGGCTTTTTCTATCTGCGCCCGCGCTCAACGTCGCTGATTAGCCGTAGCGTGCTATCTGAGCTTGATATGCTGGTGGGTAAGGTATTGTGTTTCCTATACCTTAGCCCTGAGCGTTTGGCTCACGAAGGTATTTTTACCAATCAAGAACTGTATGAAGAATTGATTCAACTGACCGATGAAACCAAGCTGATGAAGTTGGTGACTAACCGTGCTACGGGGTCAGATCTGGATAAAGAAAAACTATTTGAAAAAGTTCGTACCTCGCTACGCCGTTTGCGTCGCCTTGGCATGATCATCAATATCGGTGAGACCGGTAAGTTCCGCATCAGCGAAGCGGTATTTCGTTTTGGTGCCGATGTTCGTGTTGGCGATGACATGCGTGAAGCGCAACTGCGTTTGATCCGTGATGGTGAAGCGGTTGTGCATACCCAAGAGCCAAGCCAAGGCAGCTTGTTGACCGATGATGAGCAACAAGACACGGAACTTGACGTAGTCGCACACGAAGAAACAGAGGGCGAAGCATGATTCAACGCGGTAAATATCAATCGCTGACCATGATCAACTGGAACGGCTTCTTTGCTCGTACATTTGATATCGATGGTCTCGTCACCACACTATCTGGTGGTAACGGTGCGGGTAAGTCGACCACCATGGCGGCGTTTATCACAGCACTTATTCCTGACCAAACACTACTTCACTTCCGTAACACCACAGAGGCGGGCAGCAGCCAATCGTCTCGCGATAAAGGTCTTTACGGTAAATTGCAGCCAGGTGCGTGTTATGCAGCGCTAGATGTAGTGAACTCACGTAACCAACGTCTACTGTTCGCGGTTAAACTGCAGCAAGTGGCGGGTCGTGATAAGAAAGTCGACATCAAACCTTTCGTTATCCAAGGTTTACCAAGTGACGTTAAGCCATGTGATGTGCTGATTGAAAGCGTATCTGAGACGCAAGCGCGCGTACGTCAAATCAACGAAGTGAAAGAGAGCATCGCCAAGTACGAAGGCGTGCAATTCAAAGCATTTTCTTCAGTGGTAGATTACCACGCGCAAATGTTTGAGTTTGGCGTGATCCCTAAGAAGCTACGTAACTCTTCCGATCGCTCAAAGTTCTACCGCTTGATCGAAGCCTCGCTTTACGGTGGTATCTCTAGTGCGATTACGCGTTCACTGCGCGACTACCTACTGCCACAAAATGGCGGGGTAAAAAAAGCATTCCAAGATATGGAGTCGGCGCTGCGTGAAAACCGCATGACGCTAGAAGCAATCAAAACCACTCAGGCTGACCGTGATCTATTCAAACACCTGATCACTGAGTCAACCAACTATGTAGCGGCTGACTACATGCGTCACGCCAATGATCGCCGTAACAAGCTTGATCAAACGATGACTCTGCGTGGCGAACTGTTTGGTTCACGTCAAAGCCTGATTGAGCAAAATTCATTGCTAAACCGCGTTCACGAAGAACTTGAAATGCTGGTGGAAAGTGAAGCGGCACTTGAGCAAGACTACCAAGCGGCATCTGACCACTTGCAGTTGGTGCAAAATGCACTGCGCCAACAAGAGAAGATCGAACGTTACCAAGAAGATCTAGAGCAGCTAAGTGAGCGCCTAGAAGAGCAGTTGATGGTAGTGGAAGAAGCACAAGAGCGCGTTCTGATGGCTGAAGAGCAATCAACGGTTGCTGAAGAAGAAGTTGATAGTCTAAAAACGCAACTGGCTGATTACCAACAAGCGTTGGATATGCAGCAAACTCGTGCACTGCAATATCAACAAGCGGTTCAGGCACTGGAAAAAGCTAAGCAACTGCTAAGTAATGACGCTCTAACTGCAGAATCAGCGCAAGCTTTGGTTGCTGAATTAAAGCAGCGTGAAGCAGACAGCACCACCACACTACTTGCGCTTAAGCATAAGCTTGATATGTCGTCGGCAGCAGCGCAGCAATTTGAGACCGCGCTTCAACTGGTGACGAGCATTGTTGGTACGGTTGAACGCAGTCAAGCGGCTGAGCAAGCGAAAAGTGCGATTGCACAAGGCCGTGAAGCGAAGCAACTGAATGACAATGAGTCGCAGTGGCGCGCTCAATACCGTGACCTTGAGCGTAGCTTAAATCAGCAACGTCAAGCACGTGAACTCGTGCAAGAGTATCAAAAGCAGCACCATGTCGAATTGGCAGATGAGCTGAGCTTTGAACAAGAGCGCGAGCGTCATAGTGCGCAAATTGAATCACTTGAATATGCGCAAGAAGAATTGCGCGAACAGCGCAGTGAACAGCGCCGTTTAGAGCAAGATGCTGCGGCTGAAATCGCTAAGTTTGAAGCCATTGCACCAACTTGGATTGCCGCCAACGATGCACTAGAAAACTTGCGTGAGCAAAGTGGTGCAGAGCTGGTTGATAGCCAAGCGGTTATGAGCCAAATGCAGCTTGTGCTTGAGCAAGAGAAGCAACAGTCAATTGCCAAAGATAAGCTGGCTGAACGTCGTACGTTCCTAGATGGTGAAATCGAACGCCTAGCATCGCCTGGTGGTTCAAATGATTCACGCTTAAAAGGTTTGGCTGACACCCTAGGCGGTGTACTGCTATCTGAAATTTACGACGACATCACGATTGATGACGCGCCGTACTTCAGTGCGATGTACGGTCCGGCTCGTCACGCGATTGTGGTATCCGATCTGTCTGGCATCGAAGAGAAGCTGGTTGAGCTAGATGATTGTCCAGAAGATTTGTACATCATTGAAGGCGATATCGATGCCTTTGATGACAGCTCATTCAACGCAGAAGAGTTAGAAGGCGCAGTGTGCGTTCGTCTCAACGACCGTCAAATGCGTTACTCACGTTTGCCGGAGATTCCATTGTTTGGTCGCGCAGCGCGCGAGCAACGTTTGGAACTGCTGCGCTCTGAGCGCGAAGAAGTGGTGGAAGAGCACGCTAAAGCGGCATTCGATTCACAGAAACTGCAGCGTCTGTACCAAGCGTTCAATAACTTTGTAGCTAAGCACATTCAAGTGGCGTTTGAAGCGGACCCTGAGCAAGCTCTGCAAAAAGTGCGTGATAAGCGTAACCAATTTGTTCGTCAGCTTGCCGAGCTAGATGGCAAAGAGCAGCAGCAACGTGCCCAGCTACTGGGTAGCCGACAAGCCATTGCACTGCTTGATAAACTAGCGCCAACCATGCGCTTTATCGAAGATGAAACGCTAGAAGCACGTTTCGCTGAAATCGAAGAGAAGCTTACTCAAGTCTCTCAAGCGAAAGCGTTCCTAACGCAACATGCCAAAGCGCTAGAGTCACTAGAGAAAGTGGCGGGTGCGCTTGATGCTGACCCTGAGCAATTTGAAGCGCTAGAAGCGGAATACCAAGCGGCTGACCTACAGTTGCAAACGCTGAAAACCCAGATCTTTGCCTTGTCTGATTTGGTAGAGCGTCGCCACTATTTTGCTTACTCAGACTCAGTGGATTTATTGAGTAAGAGCAGTGAACTTAGTGAGCAGCTAAAAGCAAAATTGGTCCAAGCGGAACAGCTTCGTACTCGCAGCCGAGATGAGCTAAAACAGTCGCAAGACCAAATGAACCAATACAACCAAGTATTGGCATCATTAAAGAGCTCACACCAAGCGAAACTGGAAACGGTTCAAGAGTTTAAGCAAGAGCTGCAAGAGTACGGCGTAACCGCTGACGAGGGTGCAGCAGAGCGTGCGCAGCGTCGTCGTGACGAGCTAAATGAGCGTCTACATACATCTCGCAGCCGTAAGAGTGAGTACGAGCGTACGATCACTTCAACTGAGCTGGAAATGAAAGCGCTGGCTAAGCGCATGAAGAAAGTTCAGAAAGATTATGCAGAGCTACGTACTTTCGTCGTGGCAGCAAAAGCGGGTTGGTGCTCAGTATTGCGTCTTGCGCGTGAAAACGACGTTGAACGTCGTCTACACAAGCGTGAACTGGCTTACATGTCAGCGGCTGAACTGCGTTCAATGTCAGATAAATCATTGGGTGCATTGCGTCTTGCTGTGGCAGACAATGACGACCTACGTGATTCACTGCGTCTATCGGAAGATACCGCGCATCCAGAGCGTAAGGTTCTGTTCTACATTGCTGTTTACCAACACCTACGTGAGCGTATTCGCCAAGATATCATCCGTACCGATGATCCGGTTGAAGCGATCGAAGAGATGGAAGTGGAGCTAGCGCGTCTAACAGAAGAGCTAACGCAACGTGAAAACCGTCTCGCGATCAGCTCTGACTCGGTTGCAAGCATCATCAAGAAGACGATCCAGCGTGAGCAAAACCGTATTCGTATGCTAAACCAAGGCTTGTCGAACATCTCGTTCGGTCAAGTGAAAGGCGTGCGTCTAAACGTGAAGATCCGCGAAAGTCACGAAGTGCTACTTAACGGTCTAGCGGCGCAGCAAGAGCAACATAAAGACTTGTTTGAAACGACGCGCTACACCTTCTCTGAAGCCATGGCGAAGTTGTTCCAACGTGTGAACCCACACATCGATATGGGGCAACGTTCACCGCAAGTATTGGGTGAAGAGCTACTGGATTACCGTAACTACCTAGAGTTAAGCGTAGAAGTAAATCGTGGTTCTGATGGTTGGCTACAAGCGGAATCGGGCGCACTTTCAACGGGTGAGGCGATCGGTACTGGTCAGTCAATCCTATTGATGGTGGTGCAAAGCTGGGAAGAAGAATCCCGTCGTCTGCGCAGTAAAGACATTATCCCATGTCGCCTACTGTTCTTGGATGAGGCGGCTCGTCTCGATGGTAAATCAATCTCGACGCTGTTTGAACTGTGTGACCGTCTGGATATGCAGCTTCTCATCGCCGCACCAGAGAATATCAGCCCAGAGAAAGGTACCACTTACAAACTGGTTCGTAAGGTATTTAAAGACCACGAAC
This is a stretch of genomic DNA from Vibrio panuliri. It encodes these proteins:
- the cmoM gene encoding tRNA uridine 5-oxyacetic acid(34) methyltransferase CmoM: MTEDRNFDDIAHKFAKNIYGSDKGEIRQVIVWQDLAQALSMLQSDQQRLNILDAGGGLAQMSQKIAKLGHQVALCDLSSEMLQLAKQDIEANGLLENYRLIHSPVQDIAQHMPAPVDLVMFHAVMEWLVDPKSALETVLEQVKPGGIASVMFYNHHGLVYKNVVCGNLPHVLEGMPHRKRFKLQPQKGLVPQDVYQWIEEAGFNICGKSGIRCFSDYIGNRMNMGDYQFEDVLALEEKLCRQEPYLSLGRYIHVWAQKKDKQE
- the mukF gene encoding chromosome partition protein MukF — its product is MSEMTLNVADQPIDELVGWVKQHDFSLNLTSERLAFLIAIAVLSNERFDEELGEGELHDAFTIVTRLFEETGEASAFRANNAINEMVKQRLISRFTSEITDGASIYRLSPLAIGITDYYVRHREFSKLKLSIQLSMVADEMAKAIEAAQKGGTAGHWKKNVYGVLKYSVGEIFDQIDLNQRVMDEQQQSVKLQIAELLNKDWREAINNCEALLSETSTTLRELQDTLQAAGDELQTQILDIQEIVYGDDELEFIEETLFGLQMKLDRITSWGQQAIDLWIGYDRHVHKFIRTAIDMDKNRAFSTRLRQSLKDYFDMPWYLTYADAERLIDLRDEALVLRDDEVTGQVPMEVEYEEYQQVNDELSERIGEMLKAHKEQGMPIDLGVVLRDYLSAHPRTHHFDLARIVVDQAVRLGYSESDYQAVQPDWQAINEFGAKVQANVIDRY
- the mukE gene encoding chromosome partition protein MukE, with protein sequence MSSTDTNEYMSENLAKAISNPLFPALDSMLRAGRHVSSEDLDNHALLADFETELALFYQRYNTELVKAPEGFFYLRPRSTSLISRSVLSELDMLVGKVLCFLYLSPERLAHEGIFTNQELYEELIQLTDETKLMKLVTNRATGSDLDKEKLFEKVRTSLRRLRRLGMIINIGETGKFRISEAVFRFGADVRVGDDMREAQLRLIRDGEAVVHTQEPSQGSLLTDDEQQDTELDVVAHEETEGEA
- the mukB gene encoding chromosome partition protein MukB, encoding MIQRGKYQSLTMINWNGFFARTFDIDGLVTTLSGGNGAGKSTTMAAFITALIPDQTLLHFRNTTEAGSSQSSRDKGLYGKLQPGACYAALDVVNSRNQRLLFAVKLQQVAGRDKKVDIKPFVIQGLPSDVKPCDVLIESVSETQARVRQINEVKESIAKYEGVQFKAFSSVVDYHAQMFEFGVIPKKLRNSSDRSKFYRLIEASLYGGISSAITRSLRDYLLPQNGGVKKAFQDMESALRENRMTLEAIKTTQADRDLFKHLITESTNYVAADYMRHANDRRNKLDQTMTLRGELFGSRQSLIEQNSLLNRVHEELEMLVESEAALEQDYQAASDHLQLVQNALRQQEKIERYQEDLEQLSERLEEQLMVVEEAQERVLMAEEQSTVAEEEVDSLKTQLADYQQALDMQQTRALQYQQAVQALEKAKQLLSNDALTAESAQALVAELKQREADSTTTLLALKHKLDMSSAAAQQFETALQLVTSIVGTVERSQAAEQAKSAIAQGREAKQLNDNESQWRAQYRDLERSLNQQRQARELVQEYQKQHHVELADELSFEQERERHSAQIESLEYAQEELREQRSEQRRLEQDAAAEIAKFEAIAPTWIAANDALENLREQSGAELVDSQAVMSQMQLVLEQEKQQSIAKDKLAERRTFLDGEIERLASPGGSNDSRLKGLADTLGGVLLSEIYDDITIDDAPYFSAMYGPARHAIVVSDLSGIEEKLVELDDCPEDLYIIEGDIDAFDDSSFNAEELEGAVCVRLNDRQMRYSRLPEIPLFGRAAREQRLELLRSEREEVVEEHAKAAFDSQKLQRLYQAFNNFVAKHIQVAFEADPEQALQKVRDKRNQFVRQLAELDGKEQQQRAQLLGSRQAIALLDKLAPTMRFIEDETLEARFAEIEEKLTQVSQAKAFLTQHAKALESLEKVAGALDADPEQFEALEAEYQAADLQLQTLKTQIFALSDLVERRHYFAYSDSVDLLSKSSELSEQLKAKLVQAEQLRTRSRDELKQSQDQMNQYNQVLASLKSSHQAKLETVQEFKQELQEYGVTADEGAAERAQRRRDELNERLHTSRSRKSEYERTITSTELEMKALAKRMKKVQKDYAELRTFVVAAKAGWCSVLRLARENDVERRLHKRELAYMSAAELRSMSDKSLGALRLAVADNDDLRDSLRLSEDTAHPERKVLFYIAVYQHLRERIRQDIIRTDDPVEAIEEMEVELARLTEELTQRENRLAISSDSVASIIKKTIQREQNRIRMLNQGLSNISFGQVKGVRLNVKIRESHEVLLNGLAAQQEQHKDLFETTRYTFSEAMAKLFQRVNPHIDMGQRSPQVLGEELLDYRNYLELSVEVNRGSDGWLQAESGALSTGEAIGTGQSILLMVVQSWEEESRRLRSKDIIPCRLLFLDEAARLDGKSISTLFELCDRLDMQLLIAAPENISPEKGTTYKLVRKVFKDHEHVHVVGLRGFGQTDQAKSEVQELMEEL